cataactGAATGACTCAGTGGAATAAACTTAGCCCAAACGTATACCTACCCGTAGATGTATACAAGTGTTTCGTAACTCTCCTATATTTGTCAACTGTAGAAATTTGTTTCGATCCTCTAAATGAATAGTTCAGTTCGTGTTTCCAATATGTTTTCCTTGCCCGTCGGTTCATTGGTTGCATATGAGTACtattaagtatatatttcatcTGTCTTTTTATAAAATCTGATAACATCTGACATAGTTACCATTGAGTATGTCATTGATTATGTCGGGCACCGCTTTTGATCACATATTATAACTAGAACTAAAAAGTGAAGTTATCAATCTCCCCTTGACGTACACGTACCAAAATAGCTGGAGTACAACTAGAATTAATGATATAGCTGGaagattatttgttttaaactcgtataaatgcaacattttattcaaattccAGAAGTCAACGTTGTATTCAAAGCGATTTTCTTTCAATTGATACAACTTTCTTTAAATGAATTCATGTGATCATAACGTAGCATGCGTGATGTCAGTGAGTATTCTacaacaaagggaaataactacaTTGTGTGTATTTTGGTAGTGAATGTCAAACATCGAATATGTAGAATGATATAGCTGAAGCATCATACCTAGAACTAACAAGGATTCAAATAAGACATCTTAGGAAGGGTTTGCCTATGACATGCTtatgtgtacatgtagtttaaaagtacgcattttttaaaacatattttgttttcttgtgtGTGGAAAGGCGTAAATTATGTATATCCGAAATCATTgccatattgttttaaatagatTCATTATTTTACCCTAAAATTATCTgcgtttattttaaatttaatttgtttgaacAGATCGTGTCAAATTCAgttttaaagtgtgtttttacaTGGCGAAAATATTATTACACcgattttttttgtaacagaTAGTCACCCGTATTACAACGCTGTATCTTACCGACGTTAATGACAATGCACCTGTATTTCTCAACAAGCCATATACTTGGTACATCTATGAGGTAAATATGTATCATTTTCTTCTCTATAACTATTCGTGATTATCAGtgtttgataatattaaatatttatatgctGACTAGTCATACCGtcatcttaaataaaaaattacaaACGAAACAGTTCAAATGGATGCCGCAACGAGTTGATATGTGTTCAAACTTCCTGGTAAAACCGTTCCTTGATTTCTATTTtgatttactgttttgttttatttattcttttcatttGCCTCAGCCTAAACATGAGATGTTCATTATATGCACAGAGACTTCATTATAGACGGGTTTAACGTTTTTGCTCACCTAAGCGGAATTGCTCAGGGGGAGCTTTTCCCATCGTCCACCATCGACAACAACTGCTTCAAATTACCGCCTGTCCAATTTAGTTGAAACTtcactttcaaactttcaaaaaactgtcaaaactaGCCCCACCCTAGGGTCACACGTTTCTGACACACTTATGTAGGGAAATCTATGACGAATTTGCTTTCTGAAACCGCTAGGCACTGACCCTTAAAGTTTTGTACGTAGTCGTCATATATTGGTCCTCTATGATGTTTGTTCCAATCGTGACCCTAGGGTTATACCTGACTTCGACAAGTACTTcacataatacattttaattgcaTATCCATAAGTTATACCTGTGTATAATGAAggttatgtacatgtaatgaAAATCGAATGTAGCAGACAGCTTAGACATTCCATAAATGACGCAATGAAAACTAAAGGGACATACCTATTTTCCAAAATTGTAAAGAAGACGTATCTAGAAAACATATatctttcaaaatatgtatactAACATTTTCAAGGCCAGAATTAATGTTGAGTTCATAGAGCACCATttgagtgaaaaaaaaaaaacaaaaaaaacttagAACAATCCTCATCATAGAATGAACACTGCGGTGTTCATTAATCTAAGAGCAATAATCCttaattgactattttattttttttgacattCAACTTTCTAAACAAACAATGCAACTGATTACGATAGCAACAGAAATGGTATGATTTCATTTATGGTTTTATATGTTGTATGTTACAGAAACCATACAACACTTCAACATTCTACAAAATTAACGCAACTGATTTCGATAGCAACAGAAATGggagaatttcatattttatgcaGGTAAATGAAACCACTTATCCACTTTGTATTTAAGGATTAAATATTCTagtaaatattaacataaaagtgGTCTGTATGTTACGCTTGACGTACACGTACCAAAATAGCAGGAGTTCAgctataattaataatatagctggaaaattatttgttttaactcgtataaatgcaatatttaattcAAGTTATAGAAGTCAACGTTGTATTCAAATTGATTtccttttatttcaattgataaaACGTTCTTTAAATGAATTCATGTGATCATAACGTAGCATGCGTGATGTCAGTGAGTATTCTacaacaaagggaaataactacaTTGTGTGTATTTTGATAGTGAATGTCAAACATCGAATATGTAGAATGATATAGCTGAAGCATCCCACTCACTTCCGACGAGTCGTTGTGTCGCAGAGCAAACATATTAACTTATTACAGATACTGGTACAAAGAAATGTTAATAGTTCCTATATATTCCTATAAGTGTTTAAAGGAAACTTTACTTAATGTTCAAAGTCCCCATTTAATTCCAGAAtgttaattgtaatatttgacaGTCTCATGCAAGtcacaaacaaaatgttaaacaagttAGCTTGGGGCATTTATGTCATGTGAATTTTTGTTCCTtgctttaaagataaatataatttaagttattttatttcctcaatTTCAGCCAAAGACAAATGTAAGCTTTCTTAATTTTGAACTCAAATAAAGCATTATTGTACTCATCAATACAATTATACCTCAATGAATGTAATCCATGATTTCTTGGAAAATGTGCTTGCCTGGCCTCTTGATGtaatacattatgaacaaacGAACCACAATTAACGCAATCAgtccttatatttacatttttaatacattattattcatcACTAATACATATTAGTAAAAGGATCTGCAGCTGAGTGTGAATTGTAAAAATGGGTTATCGACATCATaatcttgaaaacaataatcGGAAGTATAACCTTGGCTAAATGTCGTAGCGATAATCCAATCAGACCGCAATACTGAAATGAATAAACGAACGTCCAGTTTTATCTTTACAAACTACTACGCGAATGtaagtatttataaatacatctttttttaataataaaacggCAGTCAGTCTGTTAAGTTATTGAGAGATATCATAAAGATGTCTTATAACTGGCAATGTAGTCTTGCCATTAGATATTGTCATTGACCCATTAAATTGTAATTTGTTCATATTTGCTCATCCGTGTTTTTTTGCgtttttgttaatgttatagtgtgtattaattgtggtatcATTCTATGAAGTCCCAACATACTGCGAGCGAGTACTTGGACGCGTTTTCGATTGATATCGTCTCTGGGATGGTCCATCTTCAGAAACCACTTGACTATGAAACCAATAACTTTTACCAATTCACCATCACCGCAATGGTATGTTGCAATTTTACAATGTTAGGCACTTTTCCATTCCGTCCATTGTTACATTTGgaaaattaatttaatcatCCCGTGTCTATCTATTTTTAAACTGATGTTTGTAAATATAGTCATACATAgataattgaatataataatttattgtaatCAAACTTCATCTTGATTATTATTACTTTCAACCACAATTCACTCTTTTGcccaaaatttaacattattgcgACATCTATCTTTTTCATGCAATAAACGTTTATATCTATAAACATTTTTCAGGATGGAGGTTCACCCCCATTAACAACTACGACAGACCTAATCATATCAGTACGCGACGTTCAAGACACGGCGCCGTTTTTTACAGGCGGGCCATACCATGCCGAGGTACAGGAAGAAGTGCCGAGGGTACGTTTAACATGAATTCATACTACATGTATTCAATTCTTTCCGTAACGCTTGCTACTTTTGTTACTTTTGTTTGGCATTTTAGGCCagcatatttaaacattttgacacataTACGGCGCAGTTCAATGCGTTTTCTCGTATTTGGCATCGTTATTGTCTATGAGCAACATTTcatatcaacaacaacaacaaatgactTTTGGGGAAAAGCAAGAACTTCACATTGTTGAAGAAATGTAATCAACAATGTATGTTcgtgaaaaaaagaaaaaaaacaataactgttACGTCGTATGACATGAGTTGAATAACGTCGCGTTCGTCAAATCAATTCATTAAATGACTTAGCGTTAATCCATCAGAGAGAGATATGGAAATAAACAATAGCAGCATCATTTTGATATCTAAATATGAagtatattttatcttttgcGACACTCACAATGTTATAAAAACGGTACCACGCAGATTAAATTAATATGCTAGCAAATGGCGACGACATGACAaaaactttgcttttttatgtttattttattcgcTTTCCAGGGCACGTACGTTCTAAGAGTAAATGCAGTTGATGGCGATACAGGAAGCCCAAACAACATTATCTATACAATGTTGAATAATACAGGTATGTTTCACTGTAATATTGTTCGGAATCAATTGAATTATTATCGGTTTGTGATGAGTTTTATAGTTGGTGTGTGTTTGATTTCAAAACAGTACGGGATTCGGACAGCCCGTGTTGTATTTGTTCTTGGGGTAGTGTGTAAACATGTTACTTTTGTTTTTCATCATTGTATTGCATATTGTACTcgatatattatacatgtatgcttttGACGTTGTTGTATCGATTCTTTACCTTTtagatatttttctttctctaaACCAAACTGTATATAAGTGTTTGATCTCGGTAATTAATTGTTTTGGTAGGCGACATCTGCGGCAATATGTTCACAATCGACCATGATACGGGAATGTTTGCAACCTCTTCGTTCATCGATAGAGATTCTggaattataaaaaacaactcGGGGTTTTGCCGTTTCACTGTATTGGTATGATCCACTTGAATCTTCTTTTTATATAGCAATTGAAGCTCAGTGTCAGACATTTGTTTGGTTTGCAACATTTACATGACAATTTCTATTAAAACTAACATCTTAAATTGGCTGATCATTCTTGATATTACCATACCGGATTTCATATGTTTAAACTCTCATGTTTATAAACAGCCTTTAACTTTATTGCGTCTCGACACAATGCGTCAAATCGCTTATATGCATCAATAACGTAATGCTTGACTTGTAAGAGAAGTTTATTTCCCAAATATAGATTTTCATTGATATACAGCAAAATGTTCgttgttgttgataattaattgaaaatatatgatgGTTTTTCTAACACGTTGAATGTACAATTTCTAGGCCACAGAGAACGGAAGTACATCCATTACACAATACGGAAACACATCGATAACAACTGATGTCATTATTAAAGTATTGGACATCAACGACAATGCTCCAATATTCTCTCAGAAGTTTTATACTGCATATATACCCGACAATTCGTCACCCGGATCAGCAATAACAGTTGCCAACGAAATTATTGTGAAAGACAATGATGAGGTACACTCATTGGCATATATGGAATTGAGAATATTGCACAAATACAGACAACGGAAGTCCAttttttggtatcatttaatGTTCTCTGATTTCATATATTTGTTACTACAAAGCTTAGAGAGTAAACTTGccatcaattaaaaaaacatttaatctgtgtttttgttgatacgTGCAGTTATATTCTTACCACATTTGCAATCCCTTTTTGTCACGAGAAACCatgaaaaatacagaaacaagctcagtagtcaaatgtttaaacataatcccCGTTTTTttgcacagggtaaacgccaaagacataacaCAAACACCTAACACAGCACAATTCAATGCTTTCAGTAAATACCAATGCTTTCAGTCAATACCAATGCTGTTTTTATAGATGTTAATAAGGCTGTTGATCACATAACTTAGCactttatttgttcaataaccAGGGAGATAATGCGATGATGAACATAACACTGACCTACGCTGACACCGGATATCCATGCCAAGACTTCTATGTCGATCAAACAACCATTTTCGGTGAAGGATCAATTTGGATACGAATGTCAAATCATGCAAATATGTCGGATCTACGCTTCTCAAAAACCAAACAGATAGTGTTATGGGTAAAACATAAACGTAAAATTTCACGCACTACTTAGTAATATATAGCCAGTTAGTGGTGCCGTCTTTCGATGTTCGgaagaaattttaaataatatgaaatataatctTAAAGTCACTAATAACGTTTATTTCTTAATCGTCATGAAGATTTTCATTTGAGTTACATAATGTTAATCCAATTTGATTTCGAATGCGTATCATTCACTATAAACCATTACCAGAACTTTGGTTTAACcagtttatattttgataaataataaattcaatacACACATATTAGCATATAGAATACATGATCATGATGATCGATATTAACAGTAAGTAAAAGGGCCTACTAGCAGTTAAAGTACACATTACAAAATGCTTTTTTAAGTCTCTCTTCAACGGTTTACGTTGATTTAAATCAAGATGATAAATTAATGCTTTAGATAGTAATGCAATTTAAAACACACCAATAACGACAACACAACTAGACTACTTAATACATTTCCTTAggatttttcatttcataattaCACGATTATACATGATAACGAAATTATTCGTGgaataaacatatgtatataaactgTTGAACTTTCGCTTACTCAGATTACTGCGACTGGTCCTCCACCACTGCAGTTTGAATCTTCTGCTCTTCTGAACATAACGATAACGCCTGGTGGAACGTACTTGTGTAATGGTGGACATACACAGGTAATAATAAACGATACTAACATTAGTTGTCCTAGTTTGCCTTTGGACAATACATTAAgcataaaatatgatttttatttaaaaatcaatatgtttCATCTAAAACGTTCtgtatt
Above is a genomic segment from Mya arenaria isolate MELC-2E11 chromosome 2, ASM2691426v1 containing:
- the LOC128244148 gene encoding cadherin EGF LAG seven-pass G-type receptor fmi-1-like isoform X2; translated protein: MNIIQKIVFGFTVFLTVCDIASSGPPPSYSAQSYVTVDETVQINTALFTFNVTDDGASISVEPADDTTRRFVTVHVSGGPSPWTVTVRNSIPLDKDIATGGQSSIGLRFSLSDADGNTIVTRITTLYLTDVNDNAPVFLNKPYTWYIYEKPYNTSTFYKINATDFDSNRNGRISYFMQSQHTASEYLDAFSIDIVSGMVHLQKPLDYETNNFYQFTITAMDGGSPPLTTTTDLIISVRDVQDTAPFFTGGPYHAEVQEEVPRGTYVLRVNAVDGDTGSPNNIIYTMLNNTGDICGNMFTIDHDTGMFATSSFIDRDSGIIKNNSGFCRFTVLATENGSTSITQYGNTSITTDVIIKVLDINDNAPIFSQKFYTAYIPDNSSPGSAITVANEIIVKDNDEGDNAMMNITLTYADTGYPCQDFYVDQTTIFGEGSIWIRMSNHANMSDLRFSKTKQIVLWITATGPPPLQFESSALLNITITPGGTYLCNGGHTQNVAVSSTFPINTTPITTSPLPVPGNGEQQIVSLNVGGSVFQTSLATIQRVPANSVLMATPSFIDRDPTHFRVILDYLRDKGSFDAGRLPSHILDLHEIIAEAMYYQLDELAHICTTKLTAMIA
- the LOC128244148 gene encoding cadherin-related tumor suppressor-like isoform X1; translation: MNIIQKIVFGFTVFLTVCDIASSGPPPSYSAQSYVTVDETVQINTALFTFNVTDDGASISVEPADDTTRRFVTVHVSGGPSPWTVTVRNSIPLDKDIATGGQSSIGLRFSLSDADGNTIVTRITTLYLTDVNDNAPVFLNKPYTWYIYEKPYNTSTFYKINATDFDSNRNGRISYFMQPKTNSQHTASEYLDAFSIDIVSGMVHLQKPLDYETNNFYQFTITAMDGGSPPLTTTTDLIISVRDVQDTAPFFTGGPYHAEVQEEVPRGTYVLRVNAVDGDTGSPNNIIYTMLNNTGDICGNMFTIDHDTGMFATSSFIDRDSGIIKNNSGFCRFTVLATENGSTSITQYGNTSITTDVIIKVLDINDNAPIFSQKFYTAYIPDNSSPGSAITVANEIIVKDNDEGDNAMMNITLTYADTGYPCQDFYVDQTTIFGEGSIWIRMSNHANMSDLRFSKTKQIVLWITATGPPPLQFESSALLNITITPGGTYLCNGGHTQNVAVSSTFPINTTPITTSPLPVPGNGEQQIVSLNVGGSVFQTSLATIQRVPANSVLMATPSFIDRDPTHFRVILDYLRDKGSFDAGRLPSHILDLHEIIAEAMYYQLDELAHICTTKLTAMIA